In a genomic window of Nodosilinea sp. E11:
- a CDS encoding sulfate/molybdate ABC transporter ATP-binding protein → MGIRVENVTKRFGDFQALEPINLEVKSGSLVALLGPSGSGKSTLLRVIAGLESADTGKIYISAQDATYKSVQDRQIGFVFQHYALFKHLTVRKNVAFALDLQKWPKERIKNRVDTLLDLVQLGHLGDRYPSQLSGGQRQRVALARALAIEPQVLLLDEPFGALDAKVRKDLRDWLRHLHDDVHVTTVFVTHDQEEAMEIADEIVVMSNGKIEQVGTPEAVYENPATPFVMSFIGAVNVLSPDHTWKSHHQETPQRAGQVFLRPHDIEVFTTPADGSLPATINHIIHLGWTIRLELNLENGQPVTAHINREQYKTLAIQPQQRVYLRAKLLRTFEESPNYSQAIA, encoded by the coding sequence GTGGGAATTCGAGTAGAAAACGTAACTAAGCGGTTTGGTGACTTCCAGGCCCTAGAGCCGATTAACCTAGAGGTAAAGAGCGGCTCCCTGGTGGCACTGCTAGGGCCGTCGGGTTCGGGTAAGTCCACGTTGCTGCGGGTGATTGCTGGCCTGGAGAGCGCCGACACCGGCAAAATCTATATCTCGGCCCAAGACGCCACCTATAAGTCGGTGCAAGATCGGCAGATTGGCTTTGTGTTTCAGCACTACGCCCTGTTTAAGCACCTCACGGTGCGCAAGAACGTGGCCTTTGCCCTAGACCTGCAAAAATGGCCCAAGGAGCGGATTAAAAACCGGGTCGATACCCTGCTAGATCTGGTGCAGCTAGGTCATTTGGGCGATCGCTACCCCTCCCAGCTCTCCGGCGGCCAGCGCCAGCGGGTGGCCCTGGCCCGCGCCTTGGCGATCGAGCCTCAAGTGCTACTGTTGGATGAACCCTTCGGTGCCCTCGATGCCAAGGTGCGCAAAGACCTGCGTGACTGGCTGCGCCACCTCCACGACGATGTCCACGTCACCACGGTGTTTGTCACCCACGACCAAGAAGAGGCGATGGAAATTGCCGACGAAATCGTGGTGATGAGCAACGGCAAGATCGAGCAGGTGGGCACCCCCGAAGCAGTCTACGAAAACCCTGCCACTCCTTTCGTGATGAGCTTCATTGGGGCTGTGAACGTGCTCTCCCCCGACCACACCTGGAAGTCGCACCACCAAGAGACGCCCCAGAGGGCGGGCCAGGTATTCTTACGCCCCCACGACATTGAAGTATTTACAACCCCCGCCGATGGCAGCCTGCCCGCCACCATCAATCACATCATTCACCTGGGCTGGACGATTCGTCTGGAGCTGAACCTAGAGAATGGGCAGCCCGTAACCGCCCACATCAACCGTGAGCAGTACAAAACCTTAGCTATTCAGCCCCAGCAGCGGGTTTACCTGCGGGCTAAGCTGCTGCGCACCTTTGAAGAGTCGCCAAACTACTCTCAGGCGATCGCCTAG
- the cysW gene encoding sulfate ABC transporter permease subunit CysW — translation MTLNLDAQVPMGETTVQPKAQREWAKIGLILLVFAFFTVILIVPVIYVFVGAFKNGLTGFLGTLSSREFLNALRLTLMAVAVAVPLNVIFGLCAALVIARKSFRGRTFLLSVIDLPFSISPVVAGLMLVSLYGRQGLLNPVLQAIDLKIIFSFPGIALATILGGMPFVAREVIPVLEEIGSEEEEAAKTLGASGWQTFWRVTLPSIRWALVYGIILTTARAMGEFGSIAIVSSNLIGRTQTLTLFVDSAYRNYDSQGAFATAVVLAGMAALTLVIKQVLEHLYAQRHTVK, via the coding sequence ATGACGCTTAACTTAGATGCTCAAGTCCCCATGGGGGAGACTACGGTGCAGCCAAAAGCCCAGCGCGAGTGGGCCAAAATTGGCCTGATTTTGCTGGTCTTTGCGTTCTTTACCGTAATTTTGATTGTGCCGGTCATCTATGTGTTTGTGGGCGCATTCAAAAACGGGTTAACGGGCTTTTTAGGCACGCTGTCCAGCCGCGAATTTCTCAACGCGCTCAGGCTGACGCTGATGGCGGTGGCGGTGGCGGTGCCCTTAAACGTAATTTTTGGCCTTTGCGCTGCTCTGGTGATCGCCCGCAAAAGTTTTCGGGGCCGCACCTTTTTGCTCAGCGTCATCGACTTGCCCTTCTCGATCTCGCCGGTGGTTGCCGGTCTAATGTTGGTGTCGCTTTACGGTCGCCAGGGGTTGCTCAACCCGGTGTTGCAGGCCATTGATCTGAAGATCATTTTTTCGTTTCCCGGCATTGCCCTGGCCACAATTTTGGGCGGCATGCCCTTTGTCGCCCGCGAGGTGATTCCGGTGCTTGAAGAAATTGGTAGTGAAGAAGAAGAAGCCGCCAAAACCCTGGGGGCCAGCGGCTGGCAAACCTTTTGGCGCGTCACCCTGCCCTCCATTCGCTGGGCGCTGGTCTATGGCATCATTCTCACCACCGCCCGGGCCATGGGTGAGTTTGGCTCGATCGCCATTGTCTCCAGCAACCTGATTGGCCGCACCCAGACCCTCACCCTGTTTGTCGATAGCGCTTACCGCAACTACGACTCCCAGGGGGCCTTTGCTACGGCGGTGGTGCTAGCGGGTATGGCGGCGTTAACCCTGGTGATCAAGCAGGTGTTAGAACACCTCTATGCCCAGCGCCACACGGTGAAGTAG
- a CDS encoding sulfate ABC transporter substrate-binding protein, with amino-acid sequence MTSPRNPERPSAQGPLSIFSQLTRGLGGGSVSRRSAILFVAGLGLSGAIAACGSTTSGTAPNDGDQAARPDTIDVTLVSFAVTEAAYSNIIPLFVEYWKEETGQTVRFDQSYGGSGSQTRAVIDGLEADIVALALAADTLQIQEAGLIESGWEQETPNGDGIVTSSVGVIVTRAGNPKNIQDWSDLARDDVTFVTANPKTSGGARWNYLALWGDVSETGGTEEQAKAFVTDAYANVPVLPKDAREATDVFFTQNQGDALINYENEVKLAALQGNELPYVIPDNNIFIANPVAVVDTYVDQRGTREVAEAFVAFLFTPEAQREFAKVGFRPVIPEVQQEFANEFPEVPNLFTAEDFGGWGQIREEHFADGGIFDQIQTAIARR; translated from the coding sequence ATGACATCACCTCGTAACCCTGAGCGCCCATCCGCCCAAGGCCCGCTCAGCATTTTTTCTCAATTAACCCGTGGCCTGGGGGGTGGTTCTGTGTCTCGCCGGTCGGCGATTTTGTTTGTGGCTGGCTTGGGGCTCTCTGGGGCGATCGCCGCCTGCGGTAGCACAACTTCGGGCACCGCTCCCAACGATGGCGACCAAGCTGCGCGGCCTGACACCATTGATGTCACCCTGGTCAGCTTCGCTGTGACTGAAGCCGCTTACAGCAACATCATTCCGCTGTTTGTCGAGTACTGGAAAGAAGAGACTGGCCAGACCGTGCGCTTTGACCAGAGCTACGGCGGTTCCGGCAGCCAAACCCGTGCTGTAATTGATGGCCTAGAAGCCGACATTGTTGCCTTAGCCCTGGCCGCCGATACCCTTCAGATTCAAGAAGCTGGCCTAATCGAGTCTGGCTGGGAGCAAGAAACCCCCAATGGCGACGGCATTGTCACCTCGTCCGTAGGCGTCATTGTGACCCGTGCAGGCAATCCCAAAAACATTCAGGATTGGTCTGACCTGGCTCGTGACGACGTCACCTTTGTCACCGCCAACCCCAAGACCTCGGGCGGTGCCCGGTGGAACTATCTGGCCCTGTGGGGAGATGTCTCTGAAACGGGTGGCACTGAGGAGCAGGCTAAAGCGTTTGTTACCGATGCCTACGCCAACGTACCGGTGCTGCCTAAGGATGCTCGTGAGGCCACCGACGTGTTCTTTACCCAAAACCAGGGTGACGCCCTGATTAACTACGAGAACGAGGTGAAGTTGGCGGCCCTCCAGGGGAATGAGCTGCCCTACGTGATTCCTGACAACAACATCTTTATCGCCAACCCGGTTGCGGTGGTCGATACCTATGTCGATCAGCGGGGCACCCGCGAGGTGGCCGAGGCATTTGTCGCCTTTCTCTTCACCCCCGAAGCCCAGCGGGAGTTTGCCAAGGTGGGCTTTCGCCCGGTGATTCCTGAGGTGCAGCAGGAGTTTGCCAATGAGTTCCCTGAAGTACCCAACCTGTTCACCGCCGAAGACTTTGGCGGCTGGGGCCAGATTCGCGAAGAGCATTTCGCCGATGGCGGCATCTTCGACCAGATTCAGACTGCCATTGCCCGCCGCTAG
- a CDS encoding NIL domain-containing protein has product MASISPDYGLESLHLKDPKSRVQTQVKIRIPKARHPDPVISNLINRYGLKVTILGALLGANGQEDGWFDLAIEGCAATIHEALLDLVELEADLWFDTDADDGY; this is encoded by the coding sequence ATGGCGTCTATTTCTCCCGACTACGGCCTTGAGTCGCTGCACCTTAAAGATCCCAAGAGCCGGGTGCAAACTCAGGTCAAAATCCGTATTCCCAAAGCGCGGCACCCCGACCCGGTGATCTCTAACCTGATCAACCGCTACGGCCTCAAGGTAACTATTCTGGGCGCGCTACTGGGGGCCAACGGCCAGGAAGATGGCTGGTTTGACTTGGCGATCGAAGGTTGCGCCGCCACTATCCACGAAGCGCTGCTGGATCTAGTCGAGCTAGAGGCCGATCTGTGGTTTGACACTGACGCCGACGATGGCTACTAA
- a CDS encoding Crp/Fnr family transcriptional regulator, which translates to MAKAKSPNLASKTIETLTTQSFLFRGLEQDPLLTDLDPDGLTVEKLYSNRPVYTAFRPHSWQEHLYVVVDGGPVIMRSTPLDRVTALTYPGGCFGMRSLPVGVGAATRAFPSLVEAYKTTNVVKIPVQVVQDLYDRNETFRDRYTLLFELREKFQYHLLNCSTYPPQAVAAVLRGLIFQERSLGAQPQGSKPEYVFDLPIDLIARACQLNHRTVEQVLKGLTKAGYIKTDKVAESTSDLVKVVDPEGLKEVYGATRDKVSWWPLK; encoded by the coding sequence ATGGCAAAGGCAAAAAGCCCCAATTTGGCTTCAAAAACGATTGAAACGTTGACGACCCAGAGCTTTTTGTTCCGTGGCTTAGAGCAAGACCCGCTGCTCACCGACCTAGACCCCGATGGGCTGACCGTTGAAAAGCTTTATTCCAACCGTCCGGTTTACACTGCCTTTCGCCCCCACAGTTGGCAAGAGCACCTGTACGTCGTCGTCGATGGTGGCCCGGTGATCATGCGCAGCACCCCCCTCGACCGGGTGACGGCCCTCACCTATCCCGGCGGTTGCTTTGGCATGCGTAGTTTGCCCGTGGGCGTGGGCGCAGCGACGCGGGCCTTCCCTAGCTTGGTGGAAGCCTATAAGACGACTAACGTGGTCAAAATACCGGTGCAGGTGGTGCAAGATCTCTACGATCGCAATGAAACCTTTCGCGATCGCTACACCTTGCTATTTGAGCTGCGCGAAAAGTTTCAGTACCACCTGCTCAATTGCAGCACCTACCCCCCCCAGGCGGTGGCGGCGGTACTGCGGGGGCTGATCTTTCAAGAGCGCAGTCTGGGTGCCCAGCCCCAGGGCAGCAAGCCCGAATACGTATTTGACCTGCCCATCGACCTGATTGCCCGCGCCTGCCAGCTCAACCACCGCACCGTGGAGCAGGTGCTCAAGGGGCTAACCAAGGCGGGCTACATCAAGACCGACAAGGTGGCCGAGTCAACCAGCGACCTGGTGAAGGTGGTTGACCCCGAGGGGCTTAAAGAAGTCTACGGTGCCACCCGCGATAAGGTCTCTTGGTGGCCGCTGAAGTAG
- a CDS encoding phosphatase PAP2 family protein — protein MERSAPTPTPWGLLTALTALVALIALGLLVAVYPTLPAWDAAFLLRLHRYATPELNRGVAIATELGTYWGVMPASGVLIALALVRRRWPVAAYLTLVTGGSAVLNLNTKLLWHRVRPDLWEGMVSPSDFSFPSGHATYSMTFVLALVLINWTSPRRPWLIGLGGLFALAIGVSRVYLGVHFPSDVLGGWLLAIAWAVGLHQAMFRWLPLARSQPLR, from the coding sequence ATGGAACGATCAGCCCCTACCCCTACCCCCTGGGGCCTACTCACCGCCCTCACCGCCCTCGTGGCCCTCATTGCCCTGGGCCTGTTGGTTGCCGTCTACCCTACCCTGCCCGCCTGGGATGCAGCTTTTTTGCTGCGCCTGCACCGCTATGCCACCCCAGAGCTGAATCGGGGCGTGGCGATCGCCACCGAGCTGGGCACCTACTGGGGAGTCATGCCCGCCAGTGGGGTACTCATTGCCCTGGCGCTGGTACGGCGACGTTGGCCAGTGGCGGCTTACCTGACCCTGGTAACCGGGGGCAGTGCAGTGCTGAATCTCAACACCAAGCTGCTCTGGCACCGGGTGCGCCCCGACCTGTGGGAGGGTATGGTGTCCCCTAGCGACTTTAGCTTTCCGAGTGGTCACGCCACTTACTCGATGACCTTTGTGCTGGCCCTAGTGTTGATCAATTGGACTAGCCCCCGACGGCCCTGGCTGATCGGGCTGGGGGGCCTGTTTGCCCTGGCCATTGGCGTTAGTCGGGTGTACCTGGGCGTGCATTTTCCTAGCGATGTTTTGGGGGGCTGGCTGCTGGCGATCGCTTGGGCGGTGGGCCTGCACCAGGCTATGTTTCGCTGGTTGCCTTTGGCGCGATCGCAGCCATTGAGATGA
- a CDS encoding NAD-dependent epimerase/dehydratase family protein, with protein sequence MKILAIGATGFIGSRVTHQLMAQGHQVALFHRGSTTASDLDSVLHFHGTRHQLPNFKAVYGPGDEQHRFLAYLQQMFDQQPILLDEKQAHWRFSHGYVGLAEKISNLGNRAAMGLPEREDSATPW encoded by the coding sequence ATGAAAATTCTTGCCATCGGAGCAACAGGTTTTATCGGTTCTCGGGTCACTCACCAATTAATGGCGCAGGGGCATCAAGTTGCTCTGTTTCACCGAGGCAGCACCACTGCCAGCGACTTAGATTCAGTTCTACATTTCCATGGCACACGCCATCAGCTTCCCAACTTCAAAGCGGTATATGGCCCTGGCGATGAGCAGCATCGGTTTCTCGCCTATCTTCAGCAGATGTTTGACCAGCAGCCTATTTTACTCGATGAGAAACAGGCCCACTGGCGGTTTTCCCACGGCTATGTAGGGCTTGCTGAAAAAATCAGCAATTTGGGTAACAGAGCTGCGATGGGGTTGCCTGAGCGAGAAGACTCAGCCACCCCCTGGTAG
- a CDS encoding asparagine synthetase B family protein → MLRFSRSPISCPLPVASTWRVGWGPAAHLDDATWQEGPLALAINPAQTVERQLALSPSRRYVVVGDIWLSDQRSLLTELALEHSLQPSDIQLVAAAWERWQAITLTKLVGSFSLAVWDRERQVLELGRDPVGARTLYYTVQGSTRWAAGDLRSLAPYRSNELDPIALRDYLCCAFVPGDRTLWQDLRELRPGTRLTWPGDASQLYWHLEERLETESQEESLAWHGERLRSHLDQVVQDSLPDAPVGVFLSGGLDSSAIAALATKFHAHPVHTYSIHFGDPYPNELEFSSLVAQHCGTEHHILEIPLRQMWEELPETTAWLDDPIGDPLTVPNLLLGRLAKQQVEVVLNGEGGDPCFGGPKNQPMLINQLYGTISPQDSLQAYLLAFRKCAADLPQLLKPDLWAAVQHEPYCFAEDLHSSASYLNRLMALNIKFKGADQILTKVNNLTRAAGVAGRSPLFDPRIVELSMAIPPQYKLSGVEEKAVLKQAVADLLPEAILKRPKSGMMVPVQAGFQREWKRAARKLLLSRQAAIAPYLNQALIKDWLNYQGDPWRRYGVKLWLLVSLEIWLKVNLKQR, encoded by the coding sequence ATGCTCCGGTTTTCTCGATCGCCTATTAGTTGTCCATTACCCGTTGCCTCAACCTGGCGTGTGGGTTGGGGACCAGCGGCCCACTTGGACGATGCTACCTGGCAGGAAGGGCCGTTGGCGCTCGCCATCAACCCAGCCCAGACCGTTGAGAGGCAGCTTGCGCTCAGCCCCTCCCGCCGCTACGTCGTCGTTGGGGATATTTGGCTCTCGGATCAGCGATCGCTGCTCACTGAGCTAGCCTTAGAACATTCACTGCAACCGTCCGATATTCAACTGGTAGCTGCCGCCTGGGAACGGTGGCAGGCCATAACCCTTACCAAGCTGGTGGGTTCCTTTAGCCTGGCGGTGTGGGATCGGGAGCGGCAGGTGCTGGAGCTGGGGCGCGACCCGGTGGGGGCCAGAACGCTGTATTACACCGTCCAGGGTTCAACTCGCTGGGCGGCGGGAGACCTGCGATCGCTGGCCCCCTACCGCTCCAACGAGCTTGACCCGATCGCCCTGCGCGACTACCTGTGCTGCGCCTTTGTACCGGGCGATCGCACCCTCTGGCAAGACCTGCGCGAGCTACGCCCCGGCACCCGGCTCACCTGGCCGGGGGATGCCAGCCAGCTCTACTGGCACCTGGAGGAACGGCTGGAGACGGAGAGCCAGGAAGAATCTTTGGCATGGCATGGGGAGCGGCTGCGATCGCACCTCGACCAGGTTGTGCAAGACTCGCTGCCAGACGCTCCGGTGGGCGTCTTCCTCTCCGGCGGGCTCGACTCCAGCGCGATCGCGGCGTTGGCCACCAAGTTTCACGCTCACCCTGTCCACACCTACTCCATTCACTTTGGTGACCCGTACCCCAACGAGCTGGAGTTTTCCAGCCTGGTAGCCCAGCACTGCGGCACCGAGCATCACATTCTCGAAATTCCCCTGCGCCAAATGTGGGAGGAGTTGCCGGAAACCACGGCCTGGCTCGACGACCCGATTGGCGACCCGCTGACGGTGCCCAACCTGCTGCTAGGGCGGCTGGCAAAGCAGCAGGTCGAGGTCGTGCTCAACGGCGAAGGGGGCGACCCCTGCTTTGGCGGCCCCAAAAACCAGCCGATGCTGATCAACCAGCTCTACGGCACTATCAGCCCTCAAGACTCACTTCAGGCCTATCTGCTGGCCTTTCGCAAGTGTGCCGCCGACCTGCCCCAGCTCCTCAAGCCCGATCTGTGGGCAGCAGTGCAGCACGAACCCTACTGCTTTGCCGAGGATCTGCACAGTTCAGCCAGCTACCTGAATCGGCTGATGGCGCTGAACATCAAGTTCAAAGGGGCCGACCAGATTTTGACTAAGGTCAACAACCTCACCCGCGCCGCCGGGGTGGCGGGGCGATCGCCCCTGTTTGACCCGCGCATTGTCGAGCTGAGCATGGCGATTCCCCCCCAGTACAAGCTGTCGGGGGTGGAGGAAAAGGCTGTGCTCAAGCAGGCGGTGGCCGACCTGCTGCCCGAAGCGATTCTCAAGCGCCCCAAGAGCGGCATGATGGTACCGGTGCAGGCCGGGTTTCAGCGCGAATGGAAGCGGGCAGCGAGGAAGTTGCTGCTGAGTCGGCAGGCGGCGATCGCCCCCTACCTGAATCAAGCGCTGATTAAAGACTGGCTTAACTACCAGGGCGACCCCTGGCGACGCTACGGGGTCAAACTATGGCTGCTGGTCAGTCTAGAAATCTGGCTGAAAGTCAACCTCAAACAGCGGTAA
- a CDS encoding nuclear transport factor 2 family protein, which produces MTTDLIEGLEEKLRLAMLNSDIAVLDDLIADDLVWTMHTGGVSNKEQDLEAHRSGIFRFTKLEVSDRQLHPLSRDCIIVTLQAEIEGILNDQTFSDVYRFTRVWLQRNNRWQIAAGHVSQLSFVP; this is translated from the coding sequence ATGACGACCGACTTGATTGAAGGCCTGGAAGAAAAACTGCGGCTAGCCATGCTTAACAGTGACATTGCTGTGTTAGACGATCTTATCGCTGACGATTTGGTCTGGACCATGCACACAGGGGGTGTGAGCAACAAAGAACAAGATCTAGAAGCGCATCGCTCTGGGATCTTTCGATTTACAAAATTAGAAGTTAGCGATCGCCAACTTCATCCGCTTAGTCGCGATTGTATCATCGTTACCTTACAAGCAGAAATCGAAGGGATTCTTAACGATCAAACGTTCTCTGACGTCTATCGATTTACTCGCGTCTGGTTACAGCGCAACAACCGTTGGCAAATTGCCGCAGGTCACGTAAGTCAACTTTCCTTTGTCCCATAG
- a CDS encoding DUF433 domain-containing protein, with translation MELTQITQDNKSIWDLVQYRRLGATDAKILEAYPQLTAIDLANACTTPTSISLKSRPPLVRTRLLNHGAALR, from the coding sequence ATGGAGCTTACGCAAATCACGCAAGATAACAAGTCGATTTGGGATCTGGTGCAGTATCGTCGCCTGGGGGCCACCGACGCCAAAATTTTGGAAGCCTACCCGCAGCTTACAGCTATTGACTTAGCCAATGCCTGCACTACGCCAACATCTATCAGTCTGAAATCGAGGCCGCCATTGGTGAGAACGAGGCTGCTTAACCATGGTGCGGCTTTACGCTGA
- the cysT gene encoding sulfate ABC transporter permease subunit CysT, whose protein sequence is MTLASTEFCQFNRPKTVLQKVSIPWIVVFTHMSVILLLPLVALLLRALVLNPAQFWALATTPVALSTYNITFGTATVAAIVNMLMGTLTAWVLVRYEFPGKRFLDGIVDLPFALPTAVAGVTLATVYNQSGWLGQFFAPFGIQIAFSRVGVAIAMIFVSLPFVVRTVQPVLQEVEPTIEEAAWSLGASQFDTFWKVILPPIIPAILTGTAQAFARAVGEFGSVVLIAANIPFQDLIAPVLVFQRIEGADIPGATVIGLVLLLLSLILLLIINLLQAWGRRYDA, encoded by the coding sequence ATGACCCTTGCTTCCACAGAGTTCTGTCAGTTTAATCGGCCCAAAACTGTGCTGCAAAAGGTGTCTATCCCCTGGATAGTCGTCTTTACCCACATGTCTGTGATTCTGCTGCTGCCGCTGGTGGCGCTGCTGCTGCGGGCGCTGGTGCTCAACCCGGCGCAGTTTTGGGCGCTGGCCACTACCCCCGTGGCCCTGTCCACCTACAACATCACCTTTGGCACGGCCACTGTGGCGGCGATCGTGAATATGTTGATGGGCACGCTGACGGCCTGGGTGCTGGTGCGCTACGAGTTTCCAGGCAAGCGATTTTTAGACGGCATCGTTGACTTGCCCTTTGCCCTGCCCACGGCGGTGGCGGGGGTGACATTGGCCACGGTTTACAACCAGAGCGGCTGGCTGGGCCAGTTTTTTGCTCCCTTCGGCATTCAGATTGCCTTTAGCCGGGTGGGTGTGGCGATCGCCATGATCTTTGTCTCGCTGCCCTTTGTAGTGCGCACGGTGCAGCCAGTGCTGCAAGAGGTCGAACCCACCATCGAAGAAGCGGCTTGGTCTCTGGGGGCATCGCAATTTGACACCTTTTGGAAGGTGATTCTGCCACCAATCATTCCGGCTATTTTGACTGGCACGGCCCAGGCCTTTGCCCGCGCTGTGGGCGAGTTTGGCTCCGTGGTACTGATTGCCGCCAACATTCCCTTTCAAGATTTGATCGCGCCGGTGCTGGTGTTTCAGCGGATAGAAGGGGCAGATATTCCGGGCGCTACGGTGATCGGGCTGGTGCTGCTGCTGCTTTCGCTGATTTTGCTGTTGATTATTAACCTGTTGCAAGCCTGGGGTCGCCGTTATGACGCTTAA
- a CDS encoding IS5 family transposase → MYRRLSPGQLSFEDFYLPFGGKLSGENRWVKLAELIPWEAFESSYAEQFSESQGAPAKSFRIALGALIIKERLGTTDAETVEQIRENPYLQYFLGFHEYSDQAPFEASMLSHFRQRLSLELVNQVNARIVEDALAAERATPAVQPGETAAESRASQTPVKASSASEPSSSNESDDEDEPPPPNQGQLILDASVAPADIHYPTDLHLLNAARASSERILDYLYDAIAQPRMRKPRTYRQQARRAYLKVAKQRRATRRHIRKAIGQQLRYLRRNLGHIRRLVSGGAPLSVLPRFWYRRLLVIQEVYRQQWHLYQHRQRRIEHRIVSLAQPHVRPIVRGKAGTPVEFGAKISISCVSGYCSLDRLDWEAYHEAADLPRQVEQYKARHGYYPESVHADAIYRTRVNRSWCKAHGIRLSGPPLGRPKAGARAEVDRQAQADAKIRNAVEGKFGQGKRRFSLARVMAKLAPSAETAIAITFLVMNLERRLQALRLLFIAILAAVVSPRGRRNRGRSRWIDSATRGWLSLLAQATPSQLCYPNC, encoded by the coding sequence ATGTACCGCCGTCTTAGCCCAGGCCAACTGAGTTTTGAAGACTTCTATTTGCCGTTTGGGGGCAAACTCTCCGGTGAGAACCGCTGGGTGAAACTGGCGGAACTTATCCCCTGGGAGGCCTTTGAATCGAGTTATGCCGAGCAGTTCAGCGAGAGCCAAGGAGCCCCAGCCAAATCGTTTCGCATAGCATTGGGCGCACTGATTATCAAAGAACGGCTGGGCACGACTGACGCCGAGACGGTAGAGCAGATCCGCGAGAACCCGTATTTGCAATACTTTCTGGGATTCCATGAGTACAGCGACCAGGCCCCGTTTGAGGCCTCAATGCTGAGCCACTTTCGGCAGCGATTGAGTCTGGAGTTGGTCAATCAAGTGAATGCTCGAATCGTCGAGGACGCGTTGGCGGCTGAGCGGGCTACGCCTGCGGTCCAGCCCGGCGAGACGGCCGCCGAAAGCCGTGCCTCGCAGACCCCAGTTAAGGCGTCATCAGCCTCTGAGCCGTCCTCATCAAACGAGTCAGATGATGAGGATGAGCCACCACCACCGAATCAGGGCCAACTGATACTTGATGCCAGTGTGGCTCCGGCTGATATTCACTATCCCACTGACCTGCATCTGCTCAATGCGGCCCGAGCCAGCAGTGAACGCATTCTCGACTATCTCTATGACGCGATAGCACAACCGAGGATGCGCAAACCCCGGACCTACCGGCAGCAGGCGCGTCGCGCCTATCTCAAGGTGGCGAAACAACGCCGCGCCACTCGACGACACATCCGGAAGGCTATCGGTCAACAACTGCGCTACCTACGCCGCAACTTGGGCCATATCCGACGGTTGGTGTCAGGTGGGGCACCCTTAAGTGTCTTGCCTCGCTTTTGGTACCGACGTCTGCTGGTGATTCAGGAGGTCTATCGGCAACAGTGGCATCTCTATCAACACCGGCAACGGCGTATTGAGCACCGCATTGTCAGTTTGGCTCAGCCCCATGTGCGCCCTATTGTCCGGGGTAAAGCCGGAACTCCGGTCGAATTTGGGGCCAAAATTTCGATAAGCTGCGTATCGGGCTACTGTTCCCTTGACCGCCTCGATTGGGAGGCGTATCACGAAGCCGCTGACTTACCCCGCCAGGTGGAGCAGTACAAGGCTCGCCACGGCTATTATCCTGAATCAGTCCATGCCGACGCGATCTATCGCACTCGTGTCAATCGCAGTTGGTGCAAGGCCCACGGCATTCGCCTCAGTGGTCCACCCTTAGGACGACCGAAGGCAGGGGCGAGAGCTGAGGTGGACCGGCAAGCTCAAGCCGATGCCAAGATTCGCAATGCCGTCGAAGGCAAGTTTGGCCAGGGCAAGCGGCGGTTCAGTTTGGCTCGGGTCATGGCTAAGTTGGCCCCTAGCGCTGAAACCGCTATTGCCATTACCTTTCTGGTGATGAACCTGGAGCGCCGTCTCCAGGCGTTGAGACTCCTTTTTATCGCTATCTTGGCGGCCGTTGTCTCGCCAAGGGGACGTCGAAACCGGGGGCGATCTCGTTGGATTGACTCAGCTACCAGGGGGTGGCTGAGTCTTCTCGCTCAGGCAACCCCATCGCAGCTCTGTTACCCAAATTGCTGA